The sequence CTGCCCCCGCTCCTACCCCTGGCCCTGCCACGCGGCGAGGAACGGACTGGGCTCCCCGTTCCAGGACACCCGTAGGGTCTCGCGTGCGCGGGTGCAGGCGACGAACAGGAGGCTCAACTCGCCCAGGCGGTCATCCTGGTGCTGCTGGGCGTCCACCTCCACGGGTGTCAGGGCCGAGGTCAGCGGAACGACGCTGTCGCTCACACCGGCGACGGCGACGCAGCGGAACTCCAGGCCCTTCATCCGGTGCATGGTCCCGATGCTGATGCCGTCGCCCGACGCCTGCGTGCCACCGAGGAGCCGGACCGGCAGATCGGCCCGCTCCAGTGCGTGCGCGATCTCCTTGCCCAGGTGCATGTACCGGACGGCCACCCCGATCTCGTCCGGTTCCACACCGTCGGCCATCCACTCGGTGACGCGCTCGGTGAGCTCCGCGATCTCCTCGGCCTTGCTGCTCGCCGCCCGCAGTTCGGGGTGCGCGCCGTTCAGCACGGACCGGTAGCCCGCCAGGGACTCGGTCCCGCCGTCCATGTCGTCCGGGTGCTCCCGGTCGAGGAGGGACGTCGACCACTGCAGGATCTCGTGCGTGGTGCGGTAGTTGATCCGCAGCCGATGGGACCTTCCGGTCACGTTCACACCGAGGCCGCGCAGTGACACCTTGTTCCCGTAGATGCGCTGGTGCGTGTCGCCGGCGATGAACAGGTCGTCCGGACCGGGTGCCACCGATGCCCGCAGCAGCCGCCATTGCGCCGGATGGAGGTCCTGGGCCTCGTCGATCACCACATGGCGGAACGGGCGGTCGGTACGCGGCTCCAGCAGCCGGGTGGCCTCCGCGCACACCTGGAGGAAGGTCCACTCGTCGGCCTGGCGCAGTTCCTTCGTGAACGCCTCGACGGCACGCCAGACCTGGGCCCGCCGCAGCGGGCTCAGCGCGGTGCCCCGACCGCTGCGGGACGCCTTGAGGTAGGCCTCGGGCGAGCGCAGGTCCTGGGCCAGGACGACCTGCCGCCACTCCTGGTCGAGGAAGACGTCGCTGTAGTCGAGATCGAGCCTGCGGGCGAGGGCGTTCCAGCGGGAGTTGATCTCCTTCTGGCCGGTCAGGATGGTCAGCGGGGCGCCCCGGTCCTCGCGGACGAGCTGGTTCGCGAGGGCGTCGACGTTGACGACGCGGATCTTCGCGCGCAGCGCCTCGTCCGGGATGAGCAGTTCGAGTCCGTGGCGCAGGTCGGCCGCGAGGTTGCGGGTGTAGGTGGTGAGCAGCACCGATTCGTCGGGTGCGTCGTCCGGCAGCTGCCGCGCCAGATGGAGCGCGCGGTGCAGGGCCACCACGGTCTTGCCCGTGCCGGGGCCGCCGGTCACCCGGGCGGGCCCGTTGTAGGAGGGGTGGTAGGCGATGCGCCGCTGGCTGGGGTGCAGGAAGACCCGCCACGCGTCGAACGGCCGGGACAGGACGTCGAGCAACTCCTCGGGCCCGGAGAGCAGGGCGATCCGCCCCTGCGAGCGGGCCATCGCGGCGGCGAGTTCGTCGCCGGCGGGTGCCTGCTGGGCCGCGTCGGCGGCGCGTTCGGCCTGAGCGGCCACGGACTCGCGCCAGACGTCCTCCGGGCTCAGCCCCGCGGCCAGGCCGGCGAGTACGTCGTACTGCTGCTCGGGAAGGATCTTGCGGAGGGCGTCGAGGTGGGCCTCGGTGCTGAGGTTGCGTACGAGGGGGAGCAGATCGGGATCGATGCCGAGGCGGATCAGCTCCTTGTCGGCGACCTCGGCGAAGAGCCGCGCCTCCGCCACGTGCGCGGTGTACCGCACGTCGGCGGCGGCGCGCTCCAGGGCGATGTCGTCGCGCAGTTCGATGCCCTGGGTCGCCGAGTTCACCGTCGCCCGGTGGCTCAGCGCCCAGTCGATGGCGTCGTCGTGCGCCATGACCTTCAGGAGGAGGAAGCTGTCTCCGGATTCCGGTGCGAGAACGACGCCGCGC comes from Streptomyces virginiae and encodes:
- a CDS encoding UvrD-helicase domain-containing protein, which translates into the protein MATLGIHKDFLLEFARLEKTVQKRVHEVFDKFREHRHAGLHLEKLENPRDPRIRTIRVNKFMRGVVLAPESGDSFLLLKVMAHDDAIDWALSHRATVNSATQGIELRDDIALERAAADVRYTAHVAEARLFAEVADKELIRLGIDPDLLPLVRNLSTEAHLDALRKILPEQQYDVLAGLAAGLSPEDVWRESVAAQAERAADAAQQAPAGDELAAAMARSQGRIALLSGPEELLDVLSRPFDAWRVFLHPSQRRIAYHPSYNGPARVTGGPGTGKTVVALHRALHLARQLPDDAPDESVLLTTYTRNLAADLRHGLELLIPDEALRAKIRVVNVDALANQLVREDRGAPLTILTGQKEINSRWNALARRLDLDYSDVFLDQEWRQVVLAQDLRSPEAYLKASRSGRGTALSPLRRAQVWRAVEAFTKELRQADEWTFLQVCAEATRLLEPRTDRPFRHVVIDEAQDLHPAQWRLLRASVAPGPDDLFIAGDTHQRIYGNKVSLRGLGVNVTGRSHRLRINYRTTHEILQWSTSLLDREHPDDMDGGTESLAGYRSVLNGAHPELRAASSKAEEIAELTERVTEWMADGVEPDEIGVAVRYMHLGKEIAHALERADLPVRLLGGTQASGDGISIGTMHRMKGLEFRCVAVAGVSDSVVPLTSALTPVEVDAQQHQDDRLGELSLLFVACTRARETLRVSWNGEPSPFLAAWQGQG